The following coding sequences lie in one Oncorhynchus kisutch isolate 150728-3 linkage group LG3, Okis_V2, whole genome shotgun sequence genomic window:
- the LOC109872792 gene encoding histamine H3 receptor encodes MQPESLLLGAGTSMAVTSHWKSNEMLNWSVVTQGNATALGDMEMPGNPRSQYGQFSPSTSVFLAVLMTLLVFATVLGNALVILAFAVEKSLRTQGNFFFLNLAIADLLVGGFCIPAYIPYVITGEWKLGRGLCKIWLVVDYTLCTASVFNIVLISFDRFISVTRAVSYRCQKGVTREAVLKMLSVWLAAFLLYGPAIIIWEYIAGSSVVPDKECHAEFYFNWYFLMTASTVEFFTPFVTVMYFNISIYINIRRRNQVRDEQPVEGPGDCEMEALKAGVQHVFFVRPVEGEAQRIPDNAARLGGILSTAKVSAVTGNSNHETSKDSTILDLPPLQVGDVVQHSRRMRFQSAEHSSSKQRSQSEVAASRFRLSKDKKVAKSLAVIVCVFGLCWAPYTLLMIIRAACHAQCVQHYLYEISFWLLWVNSSINPVLYPLCHTSFRKAFRKLLCTTKIKIQPQYMEQMY; translated from the exons ATGCAACCCGAATCTTTATTACTGGGTGCTGGAACTTCCATGGCGGTCACTTCGCATTGGAAATCGAATGAGATGCTCAACTGGTCTGTGGTTACCCAGGGAAACGCCACGGCGCTTGGTGATATGGAGATGCCTGGGAACCCACGTTCGCAATATGGACAATTCTCTCCGTCTACCTCCGTGTTCTTGGCCGTGCTCATGACGCTTCTTGTCTTCGCCACTGTGCTCGGCAACGCACTTGTAATATTAGCCTTTGCGGTGGAGAAAAGTTTGCGAACTCAAGGGAACTTTTTCTTTTTGAATTTGGCCATAGCCGATTTACTCGTTG GCGGCTTTTGTATTCCTGCGTATATCCCCTATGTCATTACCGGCGAGTGGAAACTCGGACGAGGTCTTTGCAAGATATGGCTGGTGGTGGACTATACTTTATGCACTGCATCAGTGTTCAACATCGTCCTGATCAGCTTCGACAGATTTATATCTGTCACACGAGCG GTGAGCTACAGGTGTCAGAAAGGTGTGACCCGGGAGGCTGTTCTGAAGATGCTGAGTGTGTGGCTGGCTGCTTTCCTACTCTATGGGCCAGCGATCATTATCTGGGAATACATCGCTGGTAGTAGTGTGGTGCCCGACAAAGAGTGCCACGCAGAGTTTTACTTCAACTGGTATTTCTTGATGACGGCATCCACTGTTGAATTTTTCACCCCCTTTGTTACTGTCATGTACTTCAACATCAGCATCTACATCAACATCAGGAGGCGGAACCAGGTGAGGGATGAGCAGCCTGTCGAGGGGCCTGGGGACTGTGAGATGGAGGCCCTCAAAGCTGGAGTTCAGCATGTATTCTTCGTCAGACCAGTGGAAGGTGAAGCCCAAAGGATCCCAGACAATGCTGCCAGGTTAGGAGGTATTCTATCTACTGCTAAAGTGTCAGCAGTAACTGGGAACAGCAACCATGAGACAAGTAAGGACAGCACGATTCTGGACCTTCCTCCACTGCAAGTGGGTGATGTGGTCCAGCATTCCAGGAGGATGCGGTTCCAGTCAGCAGAGCACTCGTCCAGTAAACAGCGCAGCCAATCTGAAGTAGCTGCCAGTCGTTTTCGTCTCTCAAAGGACAAGAAGGTTGCCAAGTCCCtggcagtgattgtgtgtgtatttggcctGTGCTGGGCTCCCTACACACTGTTAATGATCATTCGTGCAGCATGTCATGCCCAATGTGTCCAGCACTACCTGTATGAAATCTCCTTCTGGTTACTGTGGGTCAACTCCTCCATCAACCCTGTCCTTTACCCGCTGTGTCATACCAGCTTCAGAAAGGCTTTCAGAAAACTACTTTGTACCACCAAGATTAAAATTCAGCCACAGTATATGGAACAAATGTATTAA